In Lewinellaceae bacterium, the genomic stretch TTCCGGTGGGTCATTTCAGCCTGTAACCGCTGTCATTTTCAGGTCTGAATAACCCCAGTTCACAATGTCTCTTAGCAGAGGGATCAACGACATACCTCTTTCCGTCAGGCTATATTCTACTTTGGGAGGAATGGTTGCATAAGCATTTCGATGGATGATTTTTGACTGCTCAAGATGTCGTAATTCTTGAATTAACACTTTTTCGGAAATGCCTAGTACATCCTTTTTAAGTTCACCAAATCTCCTGCATCCGTCTTTCATGCTCCAGAGTATACCAATTCTCCATTTTCCGCCGATAAACTGGAGGATGTGTTGTACCGGGCAACTTTCAATCAGCACCGGGTGTGAAAAATTATTCTCCATTTCTGTAGAATTAAGTAATTGAGGATCAATTATTCATATCCTATTGGTAAGTACCTTACTTTTTTGTTCGTACTTGACCATTTCGAATCACCTAACTAATTTAGTCTAAATAATCAATGGTACAGCGTGCAAATTGAAACCAACCTTCAGATCAACGAATCAATTGGTTAAAATTGAAAATACATGATCCTGGCGTCACCAACACTTTCCAATTCATATTGGTACATCGGACATCTGATCAGCATCCTGATCTCCTCCAATGACACCCAAGGGGCTTTCTCTGTAATTCATGGTTATGAAATACAGGGTCTGGAGCCTCCTCCCCATATTCATACTCAGGAAGAGGAATCGTTTTATTTGTTGGACGGCGAGATGGAATTCACCATTGGAGATGAATTGCATCGGGTCAGTAAGGGAGATTGGATTATGCTTCCGAGGAACATTCCGCATACCTTCAGGGTGATATCGGAAAAAGCGGAAGTCATTATTCATTTATGTCCAGGCGGATTTGAAGAATACTTCATTGCGATGTCGGAGCCTGCCGAAGCACTGGAGATCCCACCCCGACCTCAGGGACCACCAAATATCCAAAAGCTTGTTGAAACGGCATCCCGGTATGGAATTGTATTTCCGATGAGCAACAAACAATAGAAAATCACCAGTTAATCAAATAGTTGGTTGGGTCGGGGTTGAACTTCCTGACATGGAAATGAGTTCCTGTAATTCGCCCCAACACGGAAGTGGGTAGTTGTTTGATCGAACCTTTTATGAGTTAATCGATATTCAGACTATCGTAGGGTATTTTTGGTCCAACATCCCAAAGGGCGGTAACACAGACAATCTTCCATCCATCTGCTTCTTTCTCCATCAGCCGAATTTCCTGGCTGCTGCGGAAATTGGTTTTTTCCTGATTTGCATTGTATTGTGTCCAGAGCAAATAAGCAGCAGATTCATTAAAGAACTTCACAATTGGTTTTTCCCGGTGTACTTCCGGGTGGATGATGTTTTCGCCATTTTTATAGTATGTTTCGATCCAGTCTTTTCCCTGCTTGTTTATTTTATCCCACCCGACGGCTGCATCCGCGGTGCCATCGGAATTATTCCATGCTTGAAGTGCGTAGTTGTTATGACTCCAGTTGCTTTTCCAGCATTCGTAATCGCCGTTAAAAAAGCATTTGGTTTCATTTTCGATCACTTTTAATATGGCATCGGTTTCCGCTTGTTCATCAAAAGTGGAAACGGTTTCGGTCTGACTGCTTTCTTGCGGTTTACAGGACGCAAGAATGGCAATACAAAAGATTAGTGCAATACATTTGTTTAACATATGATTTTGTTTTGTTTTAAAAGGATTGTATTCTGGTAAAGTGGCTGGATCAGGGTGGCCTGAATTTAGGTCGGCTTTGTGGATTCGTAATAAAGAAGGATGCACCCGGAACTAAAAATTTTTGTTCCCTTAAGTTTTAATAAGGACCGGTCATTCAAATCGAGGAAAAGGGGCAACCCGTTTCCGGCAAGTACCGGATGAATGCAAAGCTGATATTCGTCAATTAATTTTAGGTTGGTACAGGCGGCAATGATCCCGGGACTACCCAGATAGACAGGATCCTCCAGCTGTTGCTTCAATGCATTAATCTCGTCCTCCAGTCCACGGTCGGCCAACCGGGTATTATTCCAGCTGACTTGTTTTATGGTGCGGGAAAACAGGACTTTGGGTGTATTGTGAATGGAATCTGCAAAATCGTCCATAGATGCAGTGCCGGTGGGATTCACAACGATACCAGGCCAGTAACTTTCCATGAGCTGGTAGGTTATTCTGCCATAAATAATCGCACCTGCGTTGCGCAATAATTCACTGTAGTGCTGATGGATTTCTTCATCCGCAATCATGACAGTATGATCACAGTAACCATCAAGGGTCATGTTAATAACTGCGATAACTTTTGCCATAGACAGAATTAGTCCCTGAAACAGGTAGTTTGGTAATTCAGTTAGTTCTTAATGCTTTGCACCTTCCTAAGGTAGTTATTCCAAAGCAACAAACCGGAAATTAATTTTCTGAATACCTATGCTTCAATCGTCCCCGTCTTAATATTCCCGGTACGCTGGTAATGCGCAATGATGACCCCTGTGGAGGTAACCCTGCTATCGACCAAGGTGTAGGTGACGGGAACCGAGCCCTGATCGAATAGTTTTTTGCCCTTGCCCAGGATAACCGGATGAATTTTAAGCCTGAGTTCATCGACCAGATCATTTTTGAGCAGCAATCGTACCAGTTCACTGCTTCCCCAAACCTGGATGTCTCCACTTTTTGATCCCTGATTTTCTGTGGGCAAACTTTTAAGCTTTTTTATATCAGCCACCGTTCTGATGACCACAGAATTTCTCCATCCTGTCACCAGTGGATCTTTCTTTTTCAGATTTTTTGAAAATACATATTTGGTG encodes the following:
- a CDS encoding helix-turn-helix transcriptional regulator; protein product: MENNFSHPVLIESCPVQHILQFIGGKWRIGILWSMKDGCRRFGELKKDVLGISEKVLIQELRHLEQSKIIHRNAYATIPPKVEYSLTERGMSLIPLLRDIVNWGYSDLKMTAVTG
- a CDS encoding cupin domain-containing protein — protein: MILASPTLSNSYWYIGHLISILISSNDTQGAFSVIHGYEIQGLEPPPHIHTQEEESFYLLDGEMEFTIGDELHRVSKGDWIMLPRNIPHTFRVISEKAEVIIHLCPGGFEEYFIAMSEPAEALEIPPRPQGPPNIQKLVETASRYGIVFPMSNKQ
- a CDS encoding dihydrofolate reductase family protein, with protein sequence MAKVIAVINMTLDGYCDHTVMIADEEIHQHYSELLRNAGAIIYGRITYQLMESYWPGIVVNPTGTASMDDFADSIHNTPKVLFSRTIKQVSWNNTRLADRGLEDEINALKQQLEDPVYLGSPGIIAACTNLKLIDEYQLCIHPVLAGNGLPLFLDLNDRSLLKLKGTKIFSSGCILLYYESTKPT
- a CDS encoding dihydrofolate reductase family protein; protein product: MRKIIVLSMITLDGVIQSPGSPQEDPSDGFRYGGWVAPFSDEVYGKVVQEELRPADYLLGRKTYEIWAGYWPQHGAFWPGINEGTKYVFSKNLKKKDPLVTGWRNSVVIRTVADIKKLKSLPTENQGSKSGDIQVWGSSELVRLLLKNDLVDELRLKIHPVILGKGKKLFDQGSVPVTYTLVDSRVTSTGVIIAHYQRTGNIKTGTIEA